The DNA region CAGGCCCGCGTAGCAATCTTCAACCGGGTAGGGGTCAGGGAACTCCGGCGCGAGACGGTACTCGACGGTGACGATGACGCCGTTTGTGCGTTCGACCGCATCGAGAAGCATGGTCACTCCGCCCCAGCGGTCGCCGACAATCATTCCGCCACCGTGCGTGTGGTACATCCCCGGTCCTGTACCCGCGCGGTCCCGCTTGTGGATGACAGACACGACGATGCCGTCATCCTCATATCCAGGGATCGTGACATCACGGGTGACGAAACCCCTGGCTCTGAGGAGTTCCTGCGGGTCCTGTCCCGGGGTCATGGGCTGGCTGCGCATGGCGGGAATCATCTCTACCGTGAGCGCCGGGAACCCACCCATGAGGGTGAGCGCGGCGTCCAGTTCCGGGTCGAACGGGGGGCGGGCGAGTGTGTCAGTCATCGGAACTCCTTTGTTCTCGGGTGATGCACCCTCAGTCTTCATGCCCACAGAATTACAGTGCCCCCGCAACGCGTGACCGATTCGACAGTGTCTCCCCGCCAAATGGCGGGGTCGCTCAGCGTCGCAGGCGATACCGTCGTCCCGGTCGAGGTGCTTCCCCAGTGATCTTCGGTCACGAGTGCGCGAGTTGCCTGGGCCCCCCCGCCGCGACAGGTGAACGAGAAGCTATGCATCCGTCACCGCGACGCTGAGTAACGGGTTCGAGCACCGCTACTCAGCGTCGTGGTGCCCGCACAGGATCGTTGAGCGGTCTCGGGTCACTGCCGTGGTGATGTTCGGGGTTGTCGGATAAGTTGGCTTGAATGATCAGACGTCTGGGACGTGTGGCGGCGACCTCGGCTGTTATGGCGATGCTCGGGACTGTCGTCGGCTGTGCTCGGCGTCGCTGATCGCCACCGTCCAGTCGCAGGGCTTCAATGGCGCGCGGAGCATGAACGCCAGCGGCGGCGTCTTCGCGACGCTCTCGCTGCCGAATGCTACCGGGACCGGCTCGCGCATCGGCTGGAACAACGCGGCCGCCACGCTGACGCGGCCGGCACGGAGGCTTTCGCAGGCTTCTACACGGCAGGTACGCTAGATGTACCCGGCTGACGTTCTCATTCCCGCTGGGTGCGGACGTGCCGTGCGACACGACACGACCGGTTCGCTGGCCGCCACCGGAGGGGCCGCACCCGTTGACGTGCTCTGGCTGGGACTCGGGATGCTGCTGTTCGGCGCCGGCGTATATGTGCTGTGCCTGCAACGACCTTCCGTGAAGGGCTGACGGTCAGGGAATCCGCCACACCGATCGGAGAGCTCATGGCTCTTGCCAGTCGACTCGTCAAGCCCGTTGCGCAGGAACTCCTGCACCTGACCGTGCTGCGCACCGAGCGACTCTCTCGCCGCACTGGATGCGAATTGCCCTCCGCAGCGGCGATATCGCCAGGGTGTAGCTGGTCTGGAGTGGCGTCGCTCGGTCGAGCCGCGCCCGCAGGCGTTACGACGTCGGGGGGAAGGGATCGTCGGCGAGCCGGATGGTGCGGAACCCTCGCGTTTCGAGGCGGGCACGGTTTGCCTCATTCAGTCTCAGCAGCGCGAGTGCGATGCCGGATGCTCCGACCTGATGGCCAACTTCTGCCTTGAGTGTTCCTATCGGGAGGACATGCGATTCGCTGTACCAACGCCTGCCCCGGTCGTCGACGACGGAGCGAATCAGAAGGTCGTCAGCTTGTGCATTTGCCGCCTCGAGCCACAGCGGGTCACCGGTTTCCAGCCAGAGTCCGATGAAGGACTCGAGTATGGCGGCCGAGCCACAGCACTGGTGGTGTACCCAGGTGTTGCCCGGTGTCTGTCTGCCAGGGACACCGCTTCGCAGGATGCCGCGGCCCAGCCGCAGCGCCCATTCCAGGTAGATCCCCGCTCCCGTCGCGCGATAGACCTGCACGAAGGAGCGAATCGCGCCGGAGCTGCCGGTGCAGTATCCGAAGGAGTAGGTATCCCCGATCCGTGCGACTACCGCGGCGTCTCCGACGAGGATCGCTGTAGCGGCGATGTGGTCCGCGGCGCGTGCAGCAGCATCCTGGAAGCGGTGATCGCCTGTCGCGATGGCCAACGTGGCGAACACGAATGCGATGCCGACGGTGCCGAGTTCGAACCCGTCGAGTTCCTGACCTGCGGGCAGACCGAGCAACTGTGCATCGAGACCGCGCCACCAGGATCCGTGCTCATCGTGGAGTTCCTCTGCGAGGATGCCCAGTCCCGCCGCGATCGCCGTGTCCAAATATCTGCTCTGCTCGAGTCTTCGTGCCGCTTCGACGAGGCCGATGATCGGGCCACCGTCGCCGAGAAGTGCATTTGCTCCAGTCCAACCGAACGAGCGCCCGCCGTTCTCGCCGGCACGGGACGCGATCTCGTCGAAGATGGCGATCGCGGTGGCTTTGTGCTCCGGGAACCGTTCACTGAGTTCAAGGAAGACACCGCCCACTCCGGCGAGCCCGCCGTAGTGCCCGAACCCGGTACCGGGGACGCCGAGGAAATCGGTCTCTGGCAGTGTCCTCCAGTTGTCCGCCACGTAGGCCGCGGCTCGCTGTGCTCGTGCGACGTGTGCGGCGTGTGCGGCGTCTCCGCTCGCGTCGGCTGCCGCGAGTGAGTACCAGGCTATTCCTGCCGCGCCGGTGTTGAGACTGACCGCACCGTAGACCGGCGTGAATCCGGGCTGGTCCGGCCAGGCGTGCCAGCGACTCGATCGCTCGTCCACCGGCTCTTCGGCCGAGTCGATCCACTGCTGGACTTGCGCGAGCGCCTCGGGAATGTCCGGCAAGGATGTCCCCGGGAACGGGGCGCCGAGCATCTCTGGGCGCAGGGTGGGGATGGTGACCTGGGGAAGACTCATTGCCGAATTCCTTGTGTCGTGGCTTCTGGGATGGGCAGGGCGCTTAGGAGCTCCTGTGTGTAAGAGTGCTGTGGGTCGGTGAAGACCGCTTCGGTCGACCCGCGCTCGACGACGACACCGTCGCGCATGACCAGTACTTCATCGCTCACGTGTCGGATGACGCCCAGGTCGTGAGAGATGAACACCGTTGACAGTCCGAGCTCGGTTTGGATGTCGGCGAAGAGGTCGAGGACTTGCGCCTGAATGGATACGTCGAGTGCTGACACCGGTTCGTCGCACAACAGCACCCGGGGATTTCTTGCGAGGGCGCGTGCGATCGCCACGCGTTGGCGTTGCCCTCCGGACAGCGCGAACGGCAACCGCCTCAAAAGGTCGGGAGCGAGTCCCACCTGGTCGGCGAGTTGCACGGCTCGCTCGCGGCGATCGGCGCGCGGAACTCCGCTGAGCGCGAGGGATTCTTGAAGGATGGATCCCGCGGTGAGCCTGGGGTCGAACGAGCTCAGCGGGTCCTGATAGACGGCTTGAATGCTGTGGCGGCGGCTTCGGCGGGCTCGCTCGGCAACGTGACTCCATTGTTGTTCGTCGAGGAATACTTCGCCTGCATCGGGTTGCTGCAGTCCGAGGATGATCCGCCCGAGCGTCGTCTTGCCTGAGCCCGATTCCCCAACGATTCCGACCGTGCGCCCCTCGGTGAGCTCGAACGAAACGTCGTCGACGGCGCGGATTTGGGCACCGCTCGGTTGGCGGAAGCTTTTGCTCACACCCCTCACCGAGAGCACCGTGCGCTCTGGGTCGATGACCGCCGCTGCCAGGGTCGCTTCTGGGCGGGGAAGGGTACTGAGCCGCGCGCCCTTCTTATGCAGGCTCGGCGTGGCATTGAGGAGTGCGCGGGTGTACTCGTGTTCTGGCTCACCGAGCACGATGGACGTGGCGCCGGTCTCCACAATGTGCCCGCCACGCATGACCGCAATGCGATCGGCGATCCGTGCCACCACCGCGAGATCGTGACTGATGAGCAGGATTCCTGCACCGTTCCCCTTCAGGCGAGCAAGCAGGTCGAGCACCTGGCTCTGCACGCGCAGGTCAAGTGCGGTGGTTGGTTCGTCCGCGATCAGCAGCCGGGGCCGCGCGATCGTCGCCGCGGCGATGAGCGCCCGCTGTCGAAGGCCACCCGAAAGTTCGTGAGCGTGTTGTTTCGATCGCTCGCGCGGCGAAGGGATGGCTACGCGAGCCAGTTCCTCGACAACCGCGGACGCGAGAGCGTCATGCGAAAGCTGCTGCCGCTCGCGCCGCGAGTGCACCCGCAAGACTTCTCCCACTTCTCTGCCGATGGTGCGAAGAGGATCGAGAGACACGAGGGCGTCCTGGGCCACCAGCCCGACCTGACGGCCTCGAAGATCTCGCCATCGGCTTTCATCGAACGCGCGAGTGTCGGTGCCCGCGACGTCAAGTCGATCAGCGGAGACAACACCCGGGGACGGCACAAGTCCGAGCAGTGACCGTGAGGTCAGAGTCTTCCCAGAGCCAGACTCCCCAACTAGGGCGAGACATTCGCCGGCGCGAACCTCGAAGCTCACCCCGTCAACGACCGTGGCGCCGCCGAAGCTGATGCGCAAACCTTCGACGTTCACGAGGAGGTCACTCATCGCAGTCGTCCCTCGAACCGGCGTTGAAGATAGCGTCCCACCACGGTCGTGGAGATGACGGTGACGGTGATCGCAAGTCCCGGGAAGACCGCGATCCACCACGCCGAGCCGAGGGAGCTTCTGCCGTCCGAGAGCATGAGGCCCCACTCAGGGGTGGGCGAAACGGGCCCGAGCCCTAAGAAGCTCAGACTCGAACCGGCGATGATCGAGGTGCCGATCCCGATGGTCGCAAGCACCAGGAGGGGGCCCACGACATTCGGCAGCACATGGCGCGTCACGATCGCGGCCGGGCGTTGACCAAGGGCGACGGCTGCTTCGACGAACGCGGATGTCTTGACCTGCAAGGTGGTGATCCGTACGATGCGCGCGTAGGCGGGCACCGCGGCGATGGTGATGGCGACGATGACGTTCACCGCGCCCGGCCCCAGGAGCGCGATAACCACCAGCGCAACGAGCAGCTCGGGAAAGGCGAGCGCGATCTCGAGCACGCGCATGGCGATGTTGTCCACGGCCCGGGGGGCAAGGCCCGCGGTAAGGCCGATCGCGACTCCGCCGATGAGCGCAAGGATCGTGGCTGAGAACCCGAACGACAATGACAAGCCCGCGCCGTACACCACGCGGGTGTAGACGTCGCGTCCGAGTTTGTCGGTGCCGAACAGGTGTTCTGCAGATGGCGGGAGCTGAGAGTCCGCCGTCGCGGTGGCGAGCGGGTCGGCCGACGTGAAGATCCAGGGGAAGAGCGCCGCAACGATGAGCACGAGCAGCACCGCGGCGGCCAGTATCGCCCCGATCGGCTTCGGGCGCCCCGACCGCTCGGGCACAGCGATGGCCGCTTCTACGAGTTCTGGCGTGCCGATGCTCATCGGGCTCCTCTGAGTCTCGGGTCCAGGAGCGGGGCTACCGCATCAACAATGAGATTCACGACGACAAACACGAGCGCTGCGAAGATGACGATCGCCATGACTATCGGGATGTCGCGGTTGTTGATGGCTTCGAGCGTCACGCGCCCGATGCCGGGCCTACCGAAGAGCTGTTCGATGATCACCGCCCCGCCCAGAAGGCTCCCCACGATGTATGCGGCCAGCGTGACTGCGGGCAGCGCCGCGTGTCGCAGTGTGTGCCGAGCGAGCAACTGGGAGAAGCTCAACCCGCGCGCCCGCGAGGAGTCAACGAATGGCTGCGTCTCGGTTCCCTCCAGGCCGTGCCGGAGAACTTGGCTGAGGATGCCGGCGATCGGAAGAGCCAGGGTCAGCGCGGGAAGAACGAGCGCGTTCAATCCTTGTCCGCCGGAGATCGGGAACCAGTGAAGCTGGAACGAGAACACCGTCAACAAGAGTAGGCCGGTCCAGAACGTCGGTGAGGAGATGGCGATCAACTCGACGAGGGAGGCGACGGCCCGTGCCACTCGACCCCTCGCGGCAAGGGATATGCCTAACGCGAGCACCACGGCGAAGACGATGGACAGTCCGGCCAGCTGAAGGGTGGGCATGATCTGCTCGCCGATGACATCTATCACCGGCTTCTGGAGTCGGTAGGACATGCCGAATTCGCCCGTGACGAGCTTGCCGAGATATCCGACGTACTGCAGAAGGACCGGTTGAGTCAGGCCGAGCTCTTCCCGAATGTTCTGGCGCACCCCTTCGCTGACTTGGGATTGCACGCCGAGCATGATGTCCACAGGGTCGCCCGGCACGATGTGCAGCACGAGGAATGCGAGGGAGGACGCGCCCCACACGACGATGAACGCGCCGACGAGCCGGGGCAGGTACAGCGCGAATGCTGCACCTACCCGGCCGCGTAGCACTACAGGTTGCGTCAAGGTTGCCTGCTTGTCCAGGCGTCGTACAGCAGCGGCCAACCCGTGATGTCAGCACGTACGCCACCGATCGTCGAAGAGACGCCGATGATATGGCTCGGTACGTAGATCGGCACGATCGCAGCGTCCTCGATCGCCCAATGTTGCACCTCGCTGTAGATCTTCTTCCGCTCGTCGGGATCGGTGGATTCCGATGCCGTCACGAGCAGATCATCGAGCTCAGGATCGTTCACGAACGATGCGTTCTGGACGGGAGCGAACCCCGAGTAGAGGTGGAGCCGCAAGATGTCGCCTTCGGGCCGCACGAAGCTCCAATCGGCGATGTCGTACGTTCCGCCGTAAAGGCTCTCAATGTACGCGCCACCGTCAAGAGGGTTGGGGTTGAGCTCGAAGCCGATCTTCTTCAAGTCGGCCTGGAACGCGTCGATGAGGCTCTTGCGGTCCTCACGCGGTGCCGAATAGGAGGGCCACTCTGCGCTCAGGCGCACCCCGTCTTTGGTTCGGTAGTCATCCGTGTCCCGCTCGGTCCACCCAGCATCGTCGAGAAGCTGGTTCGCGAGAT from Microbacterium sp. zg-B185 includes:
- a CDS encoding lanthionine synthetase LanC family protein; this translates as MSLPQVTIPTLRPEMLGAPFPGTSLPDIPEALAQVQQWIDSAEEPVDERSSRWHAWPDQPGFTPVYGAVSLNTGAAGIAWYSLAAADASGDAAHAAHVARAQRAAAYVADNWRTLPETDFLGVPGTGFGHYGGLAGVGGVFLELSERFPEHKATAIAIFDEIASRAGENGGRSFGWTGANALLGDGGPIIGLVEAARRLEQSRYLDTAIAAGLGILAEELHDEHGSWWRGLDAQLLGLPAGQELDGFELGTVGIAFVFATLAIATGDHRFQDAAARAADHIAATAILVGDAAVVARIGDTYSFGYCTGSSGAIRSFVQVYRATGAGIYLEWALRLGRGILRSGVPGRQTPGNTWVHHQCCGSAAILESFIGLWLETGDPLWLEAANAQADDLLIRSVVDDRGRRWYSESHVLPIGTLKAEVGHQVGASGIALALLRLNEANRARLETRGFRTIRLADDPFPPTS
- a CDS encoding ABC transporter permease: MSIGTPELVEAAIAVPERSGRPKPIGAILAAAVLLVLIVAALFPWIFTSADPLATATADSQLPPSAEHLFGTDKLGRDVYTRVVYGAGLSLSFGFSATILALIGGVAIGLTAGLAPRAVDNIAMRVLEIALAFPELLVALVVIALLGPGAVNVIVAITIAAVPAYARIVRITTLQVKTSAFVEAAVALGQRPAAIVTRHVLPNVVGPLLVLATIGIGTSIIAGSSLSFLGLGPVSPTPEWGLMLSDGRSSLGSAWWIAVFPGLAITVTVISTTVVGRYLQRRFEGRLR
- a CDS encoding ABC transporter permease is translated as MAAAVRRLDKQATLTQPVVLRGRVGAAFALYLPRLVGAFIVVWGASSLAFLVLHIVPGDPVDIMLGVQSQVSEGVRQNIREELGLTQPVLLQYVGYLGKLVTGEFGMSYRLQKPVIDVIGEQIMPTLQLAGLSIVFAVVLALGISLAARGRVARAVASLVELIAISSPTFWTGLLLLTVFSFQLHWFPISGGQGLNALVLPALTLALPIAGILSQVLRHGLEGTETQPFVDSSRARGLSFSQLLARHTLRHAALPAVTLAAYIVGSLLGGAVIIEQLFGRPGIGRVTLEAINNRDIPIVMAIVIFAALVFVVVNLIVDAVAPLLDPRLRGAR
- a CDS encoding ABC transporter ATP-binding protein; translation: MSDLLVNVEGLRISFGGATVVDGVSFEVRAGECLALVGESGSGKTLTSRSLLGLVPSPGVVSADRLDVAGTDTRAFDESRWRDLRGRQVGLVAQDALVSLDPLRTIGREVGEVLRVHSRRERQQLSHDALASAVVEELARVAIPSPRERSKQHAHELSGGLRQRALIAAATIARPRLLIADEPTTALDLRVQSQVLDLLARLKGNGAGILLISHDLAVVARIADRIAVMRGGHIVETGATSIVLGEPEHEYTRALLNATPSLHKKGARLSTLPRPEATLAAAVIDPERTVLSVRGVSKSFRQPSGAQIRAVDDVSFELTEGRTVGIVGESGSGKTTLGRIILGLQQPDAGEVFLDEQQWSHVAERARRSRRHSIQAVYQDPLSSFDPRLTAGSILQESLALSGVPRADRRERAVQLADQVGLAPDLLRRLPFALSGGQRQRVAIARALARNPRVLLCDEPVSALDVSIQAQVLDLFADIQTELGLSTVFISHDLGVIRHVSDEVLVMRDGVVVERGSTEAVFTDPQHSYTQELLSALPIPEATTQGIRQ